One window of Bos indicus isolate NIAB-ARS_2022 breed Sahiwal x Tharparkar chromosome 18, NIAB-ARS_B.indTharparkar_mat_pri_1.0, whole genome shotgun sequence genomic DNA carries:
- the GABARAPL2 gene encoding gamma-aminobutyric acid receptor-associated protein-like 2, with protein sequence MKWMFKEDHSLEHRCVESAKIRAKYPDRVPVIVEKVSGSQIVDIDKRKYLVPSDITVAQFMWIIRKRIQLPSEKAIFLFVDKTVPQSSLTMGQLYEKEKDEDGFLYVAYSGENTFGF encoded by the exons ATGAAGTGGATGTTCAAGGAGGACCACTCGCTGG AACACAGATGCGTGGAATCTGCGAAGATCAGAGCGAAATACCCCGACCGGGTTCCG GTGATTGTGGAAAAGGTCTCAGGCTCTCAGATTGTTGACATTGACAAACGGAAGTATCTGGTTCCATCCGACATcactgtggctcagttcatgtGGATCATCAGGAAAAGGATCCAGCTTCCTTCTGAAAAGGCGATCTTCCTGTTTGTGGATAAGACAGTCCCTCAGTCCAG CCTAACTATGGGACAGCTTTACgagaaggaaaaagatgaagATGGATTCTTGTACGTGGCCTACAGTGGCGAGAACACTTTCGGCTTCTGA